GCGTGGCCACCTTCCCGCTCTATAACCCGGCGATGCGCAAGGCGCTGAAGCTCGCGGACAACGGCTTGGGCGTGCTGGTCACCGACGTGACTCCCACGGGTGCCTGCGATGGCATCCTGAAGCCGGGCGATGTCTTGCTCACCATCGATGGCCACGAGATCGACAGCGCCGGGCAGATCCTGCTTGATGGCGAAAAGGTGGATCTGAACGAAGTCGTCGAGCGCAAGTTCGCCGGGGACAAGGTGAAGCTCCGCTGGCAGAACTCGGAAGGCAGCAAGGAAGCGGACGTGGCGCTGAAGCCCCTGCCGCCCGCGCGCATGTATGCCATCCAGTACGAGAAGAAGCCGCGCTACCTCGTCTTCGCTGGCCTCGTCTTCCAACCGCTCGACACGAATCTCTTCGCCTCCGCGAAGTTCGACAACGTGAACGTGCGCCGGCTCTACACCGACTACGTGCCGAAGGGCATCTTCACCGAGCGTCAGGACATCGTGCTGCTCACCCGCGTGGAGAGTGATCCCATCAACAGCCAGCTCGCTGACTTCGCCGGTCTCGCCGTGGACAAGATCAATGGCGTCACCGTGAAGAGCCTCAAGCATGCCGACGAACTCCTCCACCCGGCCACGCCGCCGGAGTTCCATGTGATCGAGCTCTTCGGAGCTCCGCGTCCGGTCGTGATCCCCGCCAGCGCGGTGGAAGCGGCCAATACACGCGTGAAGAAAACCTACGCCATCGAACGCCTTTCCAATTTCACCGAGTGATGTCCCTGCCATCCATGCGTTATCTCCTGTTGCTGTCCTTCGCCTTCTCGTCGGGCTGCGAACAACATCAGGGTGCTGAAGAAGCCCCGAAGGTGGTGGTCGAAGTCCCTGAAGGACCAGTCCCCGGACCGAAGGATCTGCTGAAGTCCGTGGTGCGCATCAGCACCACCCAGCAAGCTTGGAACCAGGCCCAGCCTTGGGAAAAGCTTTCGCCGAGCACCCGCCGCTCGCTTGGTGCCATCGTCGCCAAGGACAAGGTGCTGACCACCGCGGAAATGGCGGCCGATGCCACCTACATCGAGCTCGAGTCCTCCGATGGCAAGCGCTTGGCTCCGGCCAAGGTGCTGGCCGTGGACTATGAGGCAAACCTCGCCCTGCTCGGCGTGGAGTCGGAGACTGATGCGAAGTTCTTCGACGGCACCGATCCCTTGGAAATCGCCGCGCGCCCGAAGCCCGGCGAGACCCTCGACATCGTGCAGCTTGAGGAGAACGGAACCCCGCTCGTGACCACCGGTGCGATCCAGAGCATCGACATCGTCTCCAATTTCCTGCCCGGCCAGTTTTTCCTTACTTACGAGGTGAAGGCTTCCATGCAGAGCGCCGCCAATAGCTTCTCGCTGCCCGTGCTGCGGGATGGCAAGCTGGCTGGCATCCTGACCAGCTACGACTCGAAGGATCAGCTCAGCGACGTGATGGCCACAGACATCGTGGAGCGCTTCGTCCGCGAGGCGGGCGATGGCGACTACGCCGGTTTCCCATCCCTCGGGATCTCAACGACCCGCACGGAGGACAT
This portion of the Luteolibacter luteus genome encodes:
- a CDS encoding S1C family serine protease, coding for MFARILATLALFTASQVLAQTEAPAAAPPETPPIPDTPAGAPSDIYRSVVRIEAAAQVPDYTTPWNSGRFGGGIGTGFLIGENTFLTNAHVVSNERRLLITVHGSPRKYPAKVKFIAHDCDLALLEVEDFTDFEKFPKLSLGDVPQLESQVRVIGYPIGGERLSVTRGVVSRIDFSSYSHSRADQHLIVQIDAAINPGNSGGPVLQDGKVVGVAFQGLRQADNTGYIIPTPVIRRFLKDIEDGQYDFYVDLGVATFPLYNPAMRKALKLADNGLGVLVTDVTPTGACDGILKPGDVLLTIDGHEIDSAGQILLDGEKVDLNEVVERKFAGDKVKLRWQNSEGSKEADVALKPLPPARMYAIQYEKKPRYLVFAGLVFQPLDTNLFASAKFDNVNVRRLYTDYVPKGIFTERQDIVLLTRVESDPINSQLADFAGLAVDKINGVTVKSLKHADELLHPATPPEFHVIELFGAPRPVVIPASAVEAANTRVKKTYAIERLSNFTE
- a CDS encoding S1C family serine protease, which gives rise to MSLPSMRYLLLLSFAFSSGCEQHQGAEEAPKVVVEVPEGPVPGPKDLLKSVVRISTTQQAWNQAQPWEKLSPSTRRSLGAIVAKDKVLTTAEMAADATYIELESSDGKRLAPAKVLAVDYEANLALLGVESETDAKFFDGTDPLEIAARPKPGETLDIVQLEENGTPLVTTGAIQSIDIVSNFLPGQFFLTYEVKASMQSAANSFSLPVLRDGKLAGILTSYDSKDQLSDVMATDIVERFVREAGDGDYAGFPSLGISTTRTEDINFRAWLKLTEDVGGLYVSIVRVGSAAEKAGLKKGDVIVSIDGHDIDRLGYFDDPHYGRLYWSHLVRGAKSSGDKVLMEIIRDGQRSKVEAELDRRDEKDQLVPGYTFGKAPSYLVKGGLVFQELTRPLLESFGEEWQSRAPLNLLDVFENPQKYEARGRRIVFLAGVIATPATVGYEPLRNMVVTKVNGKDIKDMKSLIEAFKEPGAEGMHQIEFDEEKFKVHLDEAISTAVDSQLIQRGLAPLSRAED